A genomic region of Colletotrichum destructivum chromosome 1, complete sequence contains the following coding sequences:
- a CDS encoding Putative Phox-associated domain-containing protein produces MAAAVATSRAPTPRPKAPATVSFSTNPAPNIPTPLSTPGGDRSRPPLQGNPSARRSARSTPTDFLSDKATAAFIRRVLCSKHLAERGRATPAPIEELLPPLTSRNDVDLQLYALIAVVLKEYVQTWYSKITADDTFVNEVVQIIAHCTRALEQRLRKVDLESLLFDELPDLLDRHILAYRAAHDPVSRPPTEIDPREVYHSLCPLAPLSPIPRPEDPSSVTNQQENEAAYRQLLVQGVLAVLLPTEDLENDCLTSLVGQIFSELIIGNVLVNRLSQPWLIYECLIILTRVLARGGADPIEEGVTEALPGGSTPAVPKLVRRSWSIQRAFWSLVQWSFLAFTSIRLLITTLAMSSSLPPRSDGDVADKHEMTGQKSDSKTPNPATSSNEARPVKTKTPIVALKLWTCISDWIEMDTRMPWLSGTLSMLQLGAMEGPGRVAGLNGPMDRLISHTIHQRILDASYLPTLLRSTRAALFPNNAPGVSTLVAPSSDDELRVLRRRCASALLARLPPWLANLYLGGRGLGLRWQPDPPSKTVATASRVSEAGSSGKVDNGGGEGADGIANNDDDTLSDSDGESGDWRQMLSEIENGILDVFSDEYCNKHLVYSVLELVLVRLMPELTEKGIVELWEERLSL; encoded by the exons CCTCTCGCGCCCCGACGCCTCGCCCGAAAGCCCCCGCGACAGTAAGCTTCTCGACCAACCCGGCCCCGAACATCCCAACGCCTCTGTCTACGCCAGGCGGCGACCGATCCCGTCCTCCGCTACAGGGCAATCCTTCCGCTCGCCGATCCGCCCGGTCTACACCGACAGATTTCCTCTCCGATaaagccaccgccgccttcatcCGTCGCGTCCTTTGCTCCAAGCATCTGGCTGAAAGGGGCAGGGCCACCCCAGCCCccatcgaggagctgctaCCACCCCTGACTAGCCGGAACGATGTCGATCTGCAACTATACGCACTCATTGCGGTTGTTTTGAAGGAGTATGTGCAGACGTGGTACAGCAAGATCACAGCCGATGACACTTTTGTCAACGAAGTCGTTCAGATAATCGCACACTGCACGAGAGCTTTGGAGCAACGGCTACGAAAGGTCGACTTGGAAAGCCTCTTGTTTGATGAGCTGCCTGACTTGCTGGACAGGCACATCCTAG CTTACCGCGCGGCGCATGATCCGGTTTCCAGGCCTCCGACCGAAATAGACCCTCGAGAAGTTTATCATTCGCTTTGCCCTCTGGCCCCTTTGTCGCCTATACCTCGCCCAGAAGACCCTTCGTCTGTCACAAATCAGCAAGAAAACGAAGCGGCCTATCGCCAGCTATTGGTGCAAGGCGTCTTGGCTGTTCTCCTACCAACCGAGGACCTTGAGAACGACTGCCTGACCTCCCTGGTCGGCCAAATCTTCTCCGAGCTCATCATTGGAAATGTTCTCGTCAATAGACTCTCGCAACCCTGGCTCATCTACGAATGTCTCATCATTCTCACCAGAGTCCTTGCAAGGGGGGGAGCGGATCCCATCGAAGAAGGGGTCACGGAGGCTTTGCCGGGCGGATCAACTCCCGCGGTCCCCAAACTAGTTCGCCGCAGCTGGTCCATCCAGAGGGCGTTCTGGTCACTCGTACAATGGTCTTTCCTTGCTTTCACATCAATCCGCCTGCTCATCACCACTCTCGCCATGTCTTCATCCTTACCCCCACGGTCGGACGGTGATGTGGCCGATAAACACGAGATGACTGGTCAAAAGTCGGATTCGAAGACGCCAAATCCTGCCACTAGTTCAAACGAGGCGCGGCCAGTGAAGACGAAGACACCTATCGTCGCCTTGAAGCTGTGGACCTGCATATCAGACTGGATTGAAATGGACACTCGCATGCCTTGGTTGAGTGGAACGCTGTCGATGCTACAGCTCGGAGCAATGGAAGGCCCAGGCCGAGTCGCTGGTCTCAACGGACCCATGGACAG ACTCATTTCGCACACCATTCACCAACGCATCCTCGACGCCTCATACCTGCCGACCCTCCTCCGCTCCACCCGTGCTGCCCTGTTCCCCAACAATGCCCCGGGCGTCTCGACGCTGGTGGCCCCCTCATCTGACGACGAGCTGCGTGTCCTGCGCCGCAGGTGCGCTAGCGCGCTTCTAGCCAGACTCCCGCCCTGGCTGGCCAACCTTTACCTGGGCGGGCGAGGCCTTGGCTTGCGGTGGCAACCCGATCCGCCTTCGAAGACTGTTGCTACTGCCTCCCGCGTgagcgaggccggcagcTCTGGCAAGGTAGACAATGGCGGTGGTGAAGGAGCGGACGGCATTGCCAATAATGACGACGACACCCTCAGtgacagcgacggcgagagTGGCGACTGGCGGCAGATGCTCTCCGAAATAGAGAATGGcatcctcgacgtcttctCGGACGAGTACTGCAACAAACACCTGGTGTATAGCGTTTTGGAGCTGGTTTTAGTGAGGCTGATGCCTGAGCTGACGGAAAAGGGCATTGTCGAGCTCTGGGAGGAGCGTCTGAGCTTATGA